From a region of the Lactuca sativa cultivar Salinas chromosome 4, Lsat_Salinas_v11, whole genome shotgun sequence genome:
- the LOC111892261 gene encoding probable WRKY transcription factor 40, with the protein MEYTSLVDTSLDLNSNPSHFLSLVPKQEVQSSFNIELGLKMSSVNDQDASELVEELNRVSAENKKLTEMLTVMCENYNALQNHLADYISKNPAPSDSATNNNPNKRKPENPVNQIINNERGNSESSSSDEDSCKKPRQEQNLKAKISRVCVRTEASDTGLLVKDGYQWRKYGQKVTRDNPSPRAYFKCSHAPTCPVKKKVQRSVEDQSILVATYEGEHNHPNQAKNEQAGSCLSRTVATTTLGSVPCSASLSSSGPTITLDLTKPVSNASDEQKVGGNRRVDTPEFQQFLVDQMASSLTKDPSFKAALAAAISGRMVQQNQSQKW; encoded by the exons ATGGAATATACAAGCTTAGTCGACACTTCGTTGGATCTTAATTCAAACCCTTCCCACTTCCTCTCTCTAGTTCCT AAACAAGAAGTTCAAAGCAGCTTCAATATTGAGCTGGGATTGAAGATGTCTTCTGTTAATGATCAG GATGCAAGCGAGTTGGTGGAGGAATTGAATAGGGTGAGTGCAGAGAACAAGAAGCTCACGGAGATGTTGACTGTCATGTGTGAGAACTACAATGCTTTGCAAAACCATTTAGCTGATTATATTAGCAAGAATCCGGCACCATCAGATAGCGCCACCAACAACAACCCCAACAAACGGAAGCCGGAAAACCCCGTGAACCAAATCATCAACAATGAGAGAGGGAACTCCGAAAGCAGTTCAAGCGATGAAGATTCTTGTAAGAAACCTCGACAAGAACAAAACCTTAAGGCCAAGATTTCTAGGGTCTGTGTTCGCACCGAAGCTTCGGATACGGGCCTT TTGGTGAAGGATGGATATCAATGGAGGAAATATGGACAAAAGGTTACAAGAGACAACCCTTCTCCTAGAGCGTATTTCAAGTGCTCTCATGCTCCAACCTGCCCAGTCAAAAAGAAG GTTCAAAGAAGTGTCGAGGATCAGTCGATCTTGGTAGCAACTTATGAAGGAGAGCACAACCATCCAAACCAAGCTAAAAACGAGCAAGCGGGTTCATGTTTGAGCCGAACAGTGGCCACCACCACTCTCGGTTCAGTCCCATGCTCGGCCTCCCTGAGCTCATCCGGACCCACCATCACCCTGGACTTGACAAAACCAGTCAGTAACGCGTCGGATGAACAGAAAGTTGGTGGCAACCGAAGGGTTGACACACCCGAATTTCAACAGTTTTTGGTAGATCAAATGGCATCTTCGTTGACAAAAGATCCGAGCTTCAAAGCAGCATTAGCAGCCGCAATTTCTGGAAGAATGGTTCAACAAAATCAGTCACAAAAGTGGTAG